A segment of the Acidimicrobiales bacterium genome:
GTTCGTGTCGAGCCGTCTCCTGGCGAGCCTGGCCGTCGAGGCCGGGGTGCACTACGTGGAGACCCTGTCGGGCTTCAAGTGGATCGCCCGGGCCGGGCTGGCCCACCCGGGGCTCCGGTGCGTGTTCGCCTACGAGGAGGCCCTCGGCTACCTGGTCGGCGACGTGGTGCGCGACAAGGACGCGGTGTCGGCCGCGCTCGTGCTGGCCGAGGCTGCGGCCGGCGAGCTGGCCCGGGGCCGCTCCCTGCTCGACCGGCTCGACGACCTGGCCACCCGCCACGGGGTGCACGCCACCGACCAGCTCGTGGTGGCGCTGCCGGAGCCGGGTGGTGCCGCTCGCGCCGCTGCCCTGCTGGAGCGGGTCGCCGCGGCCACCCCCGGCACCCTGGGGGGGCGGGCCGTGCGGGAGGTGGTCGACCTGCGGCCCGGGCGCGGGGAGCTGCCGCCCGCCAACGTGGTCGCCGTCGAGCTCGACGGCGCCCGGGTGCTCGTCCGCCCGTCCGGCACCGAGCCCAAGCTGAAGGTGTACCTGCAGGTCGTCGAGCCCGTCGGCCCCGACGGGGTGGCCGCCGCCCGGGCCCGAGCCGCGGCCGCCCTGGCCGACCTGCGGGCGGGCACGGCTGGGTTCCTCGGGGTGCGATAGGGCCCCGGCCCGGCCCCGGCCCCGACGGGGCGATCAGGCCTCGCCGAACTGGCGGTCGCCGGCGTCACCGAGGCCGGGCACGATGTAGGCGGCCTGGGTGAGCCGCTCGTCGACGGCGGCGCACACCACCCTCAGGTCGAGGCCGGTGGCGGTCAGGCGGTCGAGGCCGACCGAGCTGGCCACCACGCACACCACCGTCACCCGGCCCATCCCGCCCTCCTCGGCGATCAGCCGGATGGTGTGCTCCAGCGAGCCACCCGTGGCGATCATGGGGTCGAGCACGAGCACGTCGCGGCCGGCCAGCTCGGGGAGGGTGTTCAGGTAGGGACGCGGCTCGAACGTCACCTCGTCGCGCCGCATCCCGACGAAGCCGGTGTCGGCGCTGGGCAGCAGGCGCAGGGTCGCGCCGAGCATGCCCAGCCCGGCCCGCAGGACGGGCACCACGACCGGCTCGACGGCCAGGCGCCGGCCGCGGCCGAGGCCGACCGGCGTCTGCACCTCGACCACCTGCGTCGGCAGGTTCCGGGTGGCCTCGTACACGAGCAGGGTGGTCAGCTCGTCGAGCACCGGCCGGAACACCGCGGGTTCGCTGCGCTGGTCCCGCAACCGGGTGAGCCGGTCGGCGACGAGCGGGTGGTCCACGACGAGCGTCTCCATGCGACAGGGATCATCGCCTCCGGGCTGCGGGGCGGCAAGGATCGGCCGGTGCACGCCTGGACGCGCTCGACGGTCGCCCCGACGGTCGACCACACCCTGCTGCGGCCGGAGGCCACCCCGGCCGAGGCGCGGGCCGCCTGCCGGGCGGCGGTGGCGCTGGGCGTGGGGGCGGTGTGCCTGTCGCCCACGCTGGTCGCCACCGCCGTCGACGACCTGGCCATGGCCGGGTCCGCGATCCCGGTGGCCGCGGTGAAGGTGATCCTGGAGAGCGCCCTCTGGGACGACGAGTGGCGGGCCGGATTGTGCCGGGCGCCGAGCAGGGCGGGGCCGACCTGGTGGAGACCTCGACGGCCATGCACCCGGCGGGTGGCGCCACGGTCCGGGCGGTGTCCGTGATGGCCGAGGGCGGCCGGCTCGGCGTGAAGGGTTCGCCGCGGCCCGTGCCCTGCGGGGTGGTGTGCCAGGCTCGGAGGCCGTGGATGGCGCGACGCGGGCGCCCGCCGGGATCACCGGGCTGACGGCCGTCGAGGTCGAGGAGCGGGTGCGGGACGGCCGCGTCAACGCCGTGCCCACGAGCCCCGGCCGCACCGTCGGCCAGATCGTCCGGGCCAACGTGCTCACACCCGTGAACGGCATCATCGGCAGCCTGTTCGTGGTGGTGCTTGTGGTCGCGCCCGGCCCCGACCTGCTCTTCGCCGGCGTGGTGATCGCCAACAGCCTCATCGGCATCGTGCAGGAGGCGCGAGCCCGTCGGGCCCTGGCCCGCCTGGCCGTGCTCAACGCGCCGCACGCACGCGTGGTGCGCGACGGGGTGGTGCGGGAGCTGGCGGTGGAGGAGGTCGTCGCCGACGACGTGATCGAGCTCCAGCCGGGCGACCAGGTGGTGGTCGACGGCGAGGTGGTGCTGGGTCGGGGCCTCGAGGTGGACGAGTCGCTCCTCACCGGCGAGGCCGAGCCGGTGCCCAAGTCCGAGGCCGACGAGGTGCTGTCGGGCAGCTTCGTGGCCGCCGGGTCGGGGGTCTTCCGGGCCACGCGCGTCGGGGCCGAGGCCTACGCCGTCCGCCTGGCCGAGGAGGCCAAGCGGTTCAGCCTCGTCCGCTCGGAGCTGCGCGACGGCGTCAACTGGCTGCTCAGGCGGCTGGTGGTGGTCATCCCGCCCCTCGCGCTGCTGCTCCTGTGGGACCTCCACGACCACGACGGCGACTGGACCGAGGCGATCCTGGGCACGGTCGCGGCGGCGGTCTCGATGGTGCCCGACGGGCTCGTGCTGCTCACCAGCGTGGCGTTCATCGTCGGCGTGCTCGAGCTGGCCCGGCGCCAGGCCCTGGCCAAGGAGCTGGCGTCGGTGGAGCTGCTCGCCCGGGTGAGCGTGCTCTGCCTCGACAAGACCGGCACCATCACGACCGGCGAGATCGCCTTCAGCGAGCTGCAGGTGCTCGACGGTGCCGACGACGGTGCCGACGGGGTGGCCGCCGCCCTCGGGGCGCTGGCCGTGGCCGACCCCACCCCCAACGCCACGCTGCGGGCCCTTGGGGCCAGGTTCGGGCCCCCGGCCGGCTGGGCGCCCGACGAGGTCGTGCCCTTCTCGTCGGCCCGCAAGTGGTCGGGGGCCTCGTTCCCCGAGCGGGGCACGTGGCTGCTGGGCGCACCCGAGGTGCTGCTCCCCCCGGGCGAGGCGCGGGTCCGGGCCCTGGTCACGGCCGAGGCCGAGGCCGGCCGCCGGGTCGTGCTGCTCGCGCGGGCGCCGGCCGGGCCCCTCGACCCCGATCTGCTGCCCGACCGACGTTCTCCCGCCGCCCTCGTGCTGCTCGAGGACCAGGTGCGCCCCGACGCGGCCGAGATCCTGCGGTACTTCACCGACCAGGGCGTGCGGCTGAAGGTGATCTCGGGTGACCACCCGGCCACGGTGGCGGCGGTGGCCCGGCGGGCCGGGGTGCCCCACGTGGGCCGGCCGGTCGACGCCCGCACGCTCCCGGTGGAGCCGGCCGCACTCGCCGCCTCGGTGGCCGCGGCGACGGTGTTCGGCCGGGTGACGCCGCA
Coding sequences within it:
- a CDS encoding HAD-IC family P-type ATPase produces the protein MPGSEAVDGATRAPAGITGLTAVEVEERVRDGRVNAVPTSPGRTVGQIVRANVLTPVNGIIGSLFVVVLVVAPGPDLLFAGVVIANSLIGIVQEARARRALARLAVLNAPHARVVRDGVVRELAVEEVVADDVIELQPGDQVVVDGEVVLGRGLEVDESLLTGEAEPVPKSEADEVLSGSFVAAGSGVFRATRVGAEAYAVRLAEEAKRFSLVRSELRDGVNWLLRRLVVVIPPLALLLLWDLHDHDGDWTEAILGTVAAAVSMVPDGLVLLTSVAFIVGVLELARRQALAKELASVELLARVSVLCLDKTGTITTGEIAFSELQVLDGADDGADGVAAALGALAVADPTPNATLRALGARFGPPAGWAPDEVVPFSSARKWSGASFPERGTWLLGAPEVLLPPGEARVRALVTAEAEAGRRVVLLARAPAGPLDPDLLPDRRSPAALVLLEDQVRPDAAEILRYFTDQGVRLKVISGDHPATVAAVARRAGVPHVGRPVDARTLPVEPAALAASVAAATVFGRVTPHQKREMVHALQSRGETVAMTGDGVNDVLALKDSDMGIAMGSGSAATRAVAELVLLDNRFATLPTVLAAGRRVFNNMERVANLFVNKTSYAVLLALLVVATAVEYPFLPRHLTLVGSLSIGIPGFVLSFAPNTRRAVPGFIGRVLRFSLPSGFVCGMCTFWVFWVLRRRLTDTVTLDEARTAATLVLLWAALLVLAKLARPLSAWRLGLVLSMFGCYLGVLAIPALRGFFALDLPPTSAWWVPGVGLLVATVALLAGPRLVPWWGRGDAAQALPAVGGDDTRAG
- the upp gene encoding uracil phosphoribosyltransferase, with product METLVVDHPLVADRLTRLRDQRSEPAVFRPVLDELTTLLVYEATRNLPTQVVEVQTPVGLGRGRRLAVEPVVVPVLRAGLGMLGATLRLLPSADTGFVGMRRDEVTFEPRPYLNTLPELAGRDVLVLDPMIATGGSLEHTIRLIAEEGGMGRVTVVCVVASSVGLDRLTATGLDLRVVCAAVDERLTQAAYIVPGLGDAGDRQFGEA